A stretch of Mesorhizobium sp. M2A.F.Ca.ET.046.03.2.1 DNA encodes these proteins:
- a CDS encoding endonuclease/exonuclease/phosphatase family protein, whose amino-acid sequence MKLISYNIQYGYGSDGRYDLSRAARLVDGADIIALQEVERHWLRTNEDDQPEVLSRLLPDYYWVYGPAFDMDASEKRDGRVVNRRRQFGTMVLSKLPIVWSRLHALPMRRTLRPLNTRNAALECMIRTPAGPVRVLSLHLAHIAAEERLEQIDYLLAEHRRAPSDGGPWSGADDEPQRNWSNGQAEPANPQAAIWLGDFNMEPGSAEYRRITGSMPYHPGAAYIDGFVDAAAVASEPGPDFHTHEKIIDGRLAKRRLDHCFVGGMLARRVRSVTADIGAVASDHFPLRVEIDLETPGIGSSLAGR is encoded by the coding sequence ATGAAGCTGATCAGCTACAACATCCAGTATGGCTACGGCAGCGACGGGCGCTATGATCTTTCCCGCGCCGCCAGGCTGGTGGACGGCGCCGACATCATCGCGCTGCAGGAGGTCGAGCGGCATTGGCTGCGAACCAATGAGGACGACCAGCCCGAGGTCCTGTCAAGGCTGTTGCCCGACTATTACTGGGTCTATGGCCCCGCCTTCGACATGGACGCCAGCGAGAAGCGCGACGGTCGCGTCGTCAACCGCCGGCGGCAGTTCGGCACGATGGTGCTGTCGAAGCTGCCGATCGTCTGGTCGCGGCTGCATGCACTGCCGATGCGCCGCACGCTGAGACCGCTCAACACCCGCAACGCGGCGCTGGAATGCATGATCCGCACGCCGGCTGGGCCGGTGCGGGTGCTTTCCCTGCATCTTGCCCATATCGCCGCCGAGGAGCGGCTGGAGCAGATCGACTATCTGCTGGCCGAGCATCGTCGAGCGCCATCCGATGGCGGCCCGTGGAGCGGCGCCGACGACGAGCCGCAGCGCAACTGGTCGAACGGCCAGGCGGAGCCCGCAAACCCTCAGGCGGCGATCTGGCTTGGCGATTTCAACATGGAGCCGGGCAGCGCCGAATACCGGCGTATTACCGGCAGCATGCCGTATCATCCCGGCGCGGCCTATATCGACGGCTTCGTCGATGCCGCCGCCGTCGCCAGCGAGCCTGGGCCGGATTTCCACACGCATGAAAAGATCATCGACGGCAGGCTGGCGAAACGCCGGCTCGACCATTGCTTCGTCGGCGGCATGCTGGCCAGGCGCGTCCGTTCGGTGACAGCGGATATCGGCGCGGTGGCATCAGACCATTTTCCGCTAAGGGTCGAGATCGACCTGGAAACGCCGGGCATCGGCTCAAGTCTGGCGGGCAGGTGA
- a CDS encoding ABC transporter ATP-binding protein: MAEPFLSIQHVRKSFGATTVVEDFNLDVEPGEFVSFLGPSGCGKTTVLRMVAGFEEPSGGKIVVGGKDITRLKPNQRNVGMVFQAYALFPNLTVAQNIGFGLKVAGMSKPAIDSRVAEMLDIIKLPQMADRYPYQLSGGQQQRIALARAIAPKPKLLLLDEPLSALDAKVRVSLREEIRSIQKKLGITTIFVTHDQEEALSISDRIAVMYGGRAEQVGTPFEIYNRPATKFVANFVGTLNVLEGKVTDAASGKVQVNSQEVSLKGKLNGSKSGDTLSLALRPEAISLGRQPGHDASLSGEIAEVHFLGSVIRVRVGIGGNTVSLDTFNNSTTPPPVVGDKADISFSSGDMLVLH; this comes from the coding sequence ATGGCCGAGCCGTTCCTCTCCATCCAGCATGTGCGAAAATCCTTCGGCGCCACGACCGTGGTCGAGGATTTCAATCTCGACGTCGAGCCGGGTGAATTCGTCTCCTTCCTCGGCCCGTCCGGCTGCGGCAAGACGACGGTGCTGCGCATGGTCGCCGGCTTCGAGGAGCCGTCGGGAGGTAAGATCGTCGTCGGCGGCAAGGACATCACCCGGTTGAAGCCCAACCAGCGCAATGTCGGCATGGTGTTCCAGGCCTATGCGCTGTTCCCGAACCTGACGGTCGCGCAGAATATCGGCTTCGGCCTCAAGGTGGCGGGCATGTCGAAGCCGGCCATCGATTCCCGAGTGGCCGAGATGCTCGACATCATCAAGCTGCCGCAGATGGCTGACCGCTATCCCTACCAGCTCTCGGGCGGCCAGCAGCAGCGCATCGCGCTCGCGCGGGCGATTGCCCCGAAACCCAAACTGCTGCTGCTCGACGAACCGCTGTCAGCGCTCGACGCCAAGGTGCGCGTGTCGCTGCGCGAGGAAATCCGCTCGATCCAGAAGAAGCTCGGCATCACCACAATCTTCGTCACGCATGACCAGGAAGAGGCGTTGTCGATCTCCGACCGCATCGCGGTGATGTATGGCGGCAGGGCCGAGCAGGTCGGCACGCCATTCGAGATCTACAACCGGCCGGCGACCAAGTTCGTCGCCAATTTCGTCGGCACGCTCAACGTGCTGGAAGGCAAGGTCACCGACGCCGCCTCGGGCAAGGTGCAGGTCAACAGCCAGGAAGTCTCGCTAAAGGGCAAGCTCAACGGCTCCAAGTCCGGCGACACACTGTCGCTCGCGCTGCGGCCGGAAGCGATTTCACTGGGGCGGCAGCCCGGGCATGACGCCAGCCTGTCCGGCGAAATCGCCGAAGTGCATTTCCTCGGCTCTGTGATCCGCGTGCGCGTCGGCATCGGCGGCAACACGGTGTCGCTCGACACATTCAACAATTCGACGACGCCGCCGCCGGTCGTCGGCGACAAGGCGGACATTTCGTTTTCGTCGGGCGATATGCTGGTTCTGCACTAG
- a CDS encoding GMC family oxidoreductase, producing MTNADIVIIGSGIGGATIASGLAGSGASILILERGEPLPATPHARSTRSIFLDEHYRPKEMWREAGGAPFNPGNYYYVGGNSKFFGAVLIRYRKEDFSELEHFGGVSPAWPFSYDEFEPWYSKAEQLFRVRGALGEDPTEPFHSIPYPFKPVPDEPPIARARAELKGLGLHPASLPLGVDIETWLKEGKTGWDAFPNTGQGKIDAQTGPLAEALTDPNIRLETGAHVDWLETAPDGKTITAIHYTQNGAQKTLSPKLVILSAGAINSAAILLRSPSAKGKGLANSSDQVGRNFMNHNSSAMLAIDPRRRNNSVYQKTLMLNDYYLSDGKGGKPLGNVQLLGKIDGNMLKANVKTMPKFVLDFMAGHAVDWYLMCEDLPDPESRIMVDGKEIVMQWRRSNMQSLEGLTKVMRENLRACGYPIVLSRPFDKRTPSHQCGTVKMGNDPATSPLDPFCRAWDHRNLFIVDGGFLPTSAAVNPALSIAAQALRVADYLRKTELAA from the coding sequence ATGACAAACGCGGATATCGTCATCATCGGCTCCGGCATCGGCGGCGCCACGATCGCCTCCGGCTTGGCCGGCAGCGGTGCCTCGATCCTCATCCTGGAGCGCGGCGAGCCGCTGCCCGCGACACCGCATGCGCGCTCGACGCGATCGATTTTCCTGGACGAGCACTACCGGCCGAAGGAGATGTGGCGCGAGGCCGGAGGCGCGCCCTTCAACCCCGGCAATTACTACTATGTCGGCGGCAATTCGAAGTTCTTCGGCGCCGTCCTGATCCGCTACCGCAAGGAGGATTTCTCCGAGCTCGAGCATTTCGGCGGCGTCTCGCCGGCCTGGCCGTTTTCCTATGACGAGTTCGAGCCCTGGTATTCGAAGGCCGAGCAGCTCTTTCGCGTGCGCGGCGCGCTCGGCGAAGACCCGACCGAGCCGTTCCATTCAATCCCCTATCCCTTCAAGCCGGTGCCGGACGAGCCGCCGATCGCCCGCGCCCGCGCCGAGTTGAAAGGTCTCGGTCTGCATCCGGCATCGCTGCCGCTCGGCGTCGACATCGAGACCTGGCTGAAGGAAGGCAAGACCGGCTGGGACGCCTTCCCCAACACCGGCCAGGGCAAGATCGACGCGCAGACCGGCCCGCTGGCCGAGGCGCTGACGGATCCGAACATCCGCCTGGAAACCGGCGCCCATGTCGACTGGCTCGAAACCGCGCCGGACGGCAAGACGATCACCGCCATCCACTATACCCAGAACGGCGCGCAAAAGACGCTGTCGCCGAAGCTCGTCATCCTCTCCGCCGGCGCGATCAACTCGGCCGCCATCCTGCTGCGCTCGCCCTCGGCGAAAGGCAAAGGCCTCGCCAACAGCTCCGACCAGGTCGGACGCAATTTCATGAACCACAATTCGAGCGCCATGCTGGCGATCGATCCGCGCCGCCGCAACAATAGCGTCTACCAGAAGACGCTGATGCTCAACGACTACTATCTGTCGGACGGCAAGGGCGGCAAGCCGCTCGGCAATGTGCAACTGCTCGGCAAGATCGACGGCAACATGCTCAAGGCCAATGTGAAGACGATGCCGAAATTCGTGCTCGACTTCATGGCCGGCCACGCCGTCGACTGGTACCTGATGTGCGAGGACCTGCCCGATCCCGAAAGCCGCATCATGGTCGACGGCAAGGAGATCGTCATGCAGTGGCGGCGCTCCAACATGCAGTCGCTGGAAGGCCTGACCAAGGTGATGCGCGAGAACCTGCGCGCCTGCGGCTATCCAATCGTGCTGTCGCGCCCCTTCGACAAGCGCACGCCCTCGCACCAATGCGGCACGGTGAAGATGGGCAACGACCCGGCCACCTCGCCGCTCGACCCCTTCTGCCGCGCCTGGGATCACCGGAACCTGTTCATCGTCGACGGCGGGTTCCTGCCGACCTCCGCCGCGGTCAATCCGGCGCTGTCGATCGCGGCGCAGGCGCTGCGGGTTGCTGATTACCTTCGAAAGACGGAGCTTGCGGCATGA
- a CDS encoding Dabb family protein: MIRHCVFVRFRDDVPETERAAIHADLEALRAVIDGMGKVHFSANVSPEPFARGLTHGFTIDFRDAVARDAYLVHEAHQRAGARLVAALEHGTEGLMVIDLEVTQM, translated from the coding sequence ATGATCCGCCACTGCGTCTTTGTCCGCTTTCGCGATGACGTTCCTGAAACCGAACGCGCGGCGATCCATGCCGACCTCGAAGCGCTGCGCGCCGTCATCGACGGCATGGGCAAGGTGCATTTCAGCGCCAATGTCAGTCCCGAGCCTTTCGCGCGCGGTCTAACGCACGGTTTCACCATCGACTTTCGCGATGCCGTCGCCCGTGACGCCTATCTCGTGCACGAGGCGCATCAGCGCGCCGGCGCGCGCCTTGTCGCCGCGCTTGAACACGGCACCGAGGGGCTGATGGTCATCGATCTCGAGGTGACGCAAATGTGA
- a CDS encoding choline dehydrogenase — MADYIIVGAGPAGCVLANRLSEDPGNSVLLLEAGGKDWHPLIHMPAGFAKMTKGIASWGWSTVPQRNMKDRVFWYTQAKVVGGGSSINAQIYTRGNARDYDAWEKEEGVAGWGYRDVLPYFKRAENNQRFANDFHGDQGPLGVSNPISPLPICEAYFRAGQEMGIPFNPDFNGAAQEGVGYYQLTQKNARRSSASVAYLKPIRARKNLTVRTDVLVTRVVVEKGRAIGVEVVDRPGGEKTILRAEREVIVSSGAIGSPKLLMQSGIGPADHLKSVGVTPVHDLPGVGSNMQDHLDLFVIAECTGDHTYDNYAKLHRTLWAGLQYLLLKKGPVASSLFETGGFWYADPTAASPDIQFHLGLGSGIEAGVEKLKNPGVTLNSAFLRPRSRGTVRLKSADPADHPLIDPNYWSDPYDRDMSIKGLRLAREIMRQKALQPYVLREVLPGPNLQSDADLFDYACRTSKTDHHPVGTCRMGHDAMAVVTPDLRLRGIEGLRVCDASVMPRVPSSNTNAPTIMIGEKGADLILGREPLPPAVFKGNQAA, encoded by the coding sequence ATGGCTGACTACATCATTGTTGGCGCCGGCCCGGCCGGCTGCGTTCTCGCCAACCGGCTGAGCGAGGATCCGGGCAATTCCGTCCTGCTCCTGGAAGCCGGCGGCAAGGATTGGCATCCGCTGATCCACATGCCGGCCGGCTTCGCCAAGATGACAAAGGGCATCGCCTCCTGGGGCTGGTCGACCGTGCCGCAGAGAAACATGAAGGACCGCGTCTTCTGGTACACGCAGGCCAAGGTCGTCGGCGGCGGCTCGTCGATCAACGCCCAGATCTACACGCGCGGCAATGCCCGCGACTACGACGCTTGGGAGAAGGAAGAGGGGGTCGCCGGCTGGGGCTATCGCGACGTGCTGCCCTATTTCAAGCGCGCCGAGAACAACCAGCGCTTCGCCAACGATTTCCATGGCGACCAGGGTCCGCTCGGCGTCTCCAATCCGATCTCGCCGCTGCCGATCTGCGAGGCCTATTTCCGCGCCGGACAGGAAATGGGCATACCCTTCAACCCGGACTTCAATGGCGCTGCCCAAGAAGGCGTCGGTTACTACCAGCTGACCCAAAAGAACGCGCGGCGCTCGTCCGCCTCCGTCGCCTATCTGAAGCCGATCCGCGCCCGCAAGAATTTGACGGTGCGGACGGACGTTCTCGTCACCCGCGTCGTCGTCGAGAAGGGCCGCGCTATCGGAGTCGAGGTCGTCGACAGGCCAGGTGGCGAAAAGACCATCCTGCGCGCCGAACGCGAGGTGATCGTCTCGTCAGGCGCGATCGGCTCGCCCAAGCTCCTGATGCAGTCGGGCATCGGCCCGGCCGATCATCTGAAATCGGTCGGCGTCACGCCGGTGCATGACCTGCCAGGCGTCGGCTCCAACATGCAAGATCATCTCGATCTCTTCGTCATCGCCGAATGCACCGGCGACCACACCTATGACAATTACGCGAAGCTGCACCGCACCCTATGGGCCGGGCTGCAGTACCTCTTACTCAAGAAGGGTCCCGTTGCCTCGAGCCTGTTCGAGACCGGCGGCTTCTGGTACGCCGACCCGACGGCCGCCTCGCCCGACATCCAGTTCCATCTCGGTCTCGGCTCCGGCATCGAGGCCGGCGTCGAGAAGCTGAAGAACCCGGGCGTGACGCTGAACTCCGCCTTCCTGCGTCCCCGCTCGCGCGGCACGGTGCGGCTGAAGAGCGCCGACCCGGCCGACCACCCGCTGATCGATCCGAACTACTGGTCCGACCCGTATGACCGCGACATGTCGATCAAGGGCCTCAGGCTGGCGCGCGAGATCATGCGGCAGAAGGCGCTGCAGCCCTATGTGTTGCGCGAGGTGCTTCCGGGTCCGAACCTGCAGAGCGACGCCGATCTCTTCGATTATGCCTGCCGCACCTCCAAGACCGATCATCATCCTGTCGGCACCTGCCGCATGGGCCATGACGCGATGGCGGTGGTGACACCCGATCTCAGGCTGCGCGGCATCGAGGGCTTGCGCGTCTGCGATGCGTCGGTGATGCCGCGAGTCCCCTCTTCCAACACCAATGCGCCGACCATCATGATCGGCGAAAAGGGTGCCGACCTCATCCTAGGCCGCGAGCCGTTGCCGCCGGCCGTGTTCAAGGGCAATCAGGCGGCTTGA
- a CDS encoding ABC transporter ATP-binding protein gives MAFLEIDGLKKRFGSVEILKGINVELEKGGFLVLVGPSGCGKSTLLNTIAGLEQITEGEIRVDGRAINDLHPSKRDIAMVFQSYALYPNMTVAGNIAFGMEMRGVPAAERQAAIDKVAKILQIGHLLNRKPSQLSGGQRQRVAMGRALVRDPKLFLFDEPLSNLDAKLRVDMRIEIKRLHATTGTTIVYVTHDQIEAMTLATKIAVMRDGEVQQFGTPAEIYNNPTNIFVADFMGSPAMNLIPAKIDGNGAGLSVVLDRESRQPIVLPMPGAPAGLSAFKDKQVIFGVRPEALTDPEGAERNGSAIATADCHIEVVEPAGSDTFAVTNLGGKGVVARLRADARIQPGTSTPLAFNLSKAVFFDPATEKRIL, from the coding sequence ATGGCTTTTCTGGAAATTGATGGGCTGAAGAAGCGCTTCGGGAGCGTCGAGATCCTGAAGGGCATCAATGTCGAGCTCGAAAAGGGCGGCTTCCTGGTGCTGGTCGGCCCGTCCGGCTGCGGCAAATCCACGCTGCTCAACACCATCGCCGGTCTGGAGCAGATCACCGAGGGCGAGATCCGCGTCGATGGCCGCGCCATCAACGATCTGCACCCTTCGAAGCGCGACATCGCCATGGTGTTCCAGAGCTACGCGCTCTACCCCAACATGACGGTTGCCGGAAACATCGCCTTCGGCATGGAGATGCGCGGCGTGCCGGCGGCGGAGCGCCAGGCGGCGATCGACAAGGTCGCCAAGATCCTGCAGATCGGCCACCTGCTCAACCGCAAGCCCAGCCAGCTTTCCGGCGGCCAGCGCCAGCGCGTCGCCATGGGCCGGGCGCTGGTGCGCGACCCGAAACTCTTCCTGTTCGACGAGCCGCTCTCCAACCTCGACGCCAAGCTGCGTGTCGACATGCGCATCGAGATCAAGCGCCTGCATGCCACCACCGGCACGACCATTGTCTATGTCACGCACGACCAGATCGAGGCGATGACCTTGGCGACCAAGATCGCGGTGATGCGCGACGGCGAGGTGCAGCAATTCGGCACGCCGGCCGAGATCTACAACAACCCGACCAACATCTTCGTCGCCGACTTCATGGGCTCGCCGGCGATGAACCTGATCCCGGCCAAGATCGACGGCAATGGCGCCGGCCTTTCGGTGGTGCTGGACCGCGAGTCGCGCCAGCCGATCGTGCTGCCGATGCCCGGCGCGCCCGCCGGTCTGTCGGCCTTCAAGGACAAGCAGGTCATCTTCGGTGTCCGTCCCGAAGCGCTGACCGATCCGGAAGGCGCGGAACGCAACGGGTCCGCCATCGCCACCGCCGACTGCCATATCGAGGTGGTGGAGCCGGCCGGCTCCGACACCTTCGCCGTCACCAATCTCGGCGGCAAGGGCGTGGTGGCGCGGCTGAGAGCCGATGCCAGGATCCAGCCCGGCACCAGCACGCCCTTGGCCTTCAACCTCAGCAAGGCGGTGTTCTTCGACCCGGCGACCGAGAAGCGCATACTTTAA
- a CDS encoding EamA family transporter: MTLFVFLAVLSAAAMHAIWNALVKVHLDRFLSITLMTLGMGAAALVVLPFVEMPKAEVWPFILASVFFHMGYRTFLIGAYKAGDFAQTYPLARGTAPLLSALGGIVLVGEVPAPLAILGIVLLSIGTLVMSFRGGAHLERLNLRAVGFALGTSIFIASYTLSDGSGARLAATATSYAAWLFVCDATWALVLCIVFRGSQSLPVLARDWKAGLFTGVLSGAAYWIVMWAMTKAPIASVASLRETSILFAMLISVLALGEKMTAWRATAALGIVAGVVALRMG, from the coding sequence ATGACGCTGTTCGTCTTCCTGGCTGTGCTCTCGGCGGCAGCCATGCACGCGATCTGGAACGCGCTGGTCAAGGTGCATCTCGACCGCTTCCTGTCGATCACGCTGATGACGCTCGGCATGGGCGCCGCGGCGCTCGTGGTGCTGCCCTTTGTCGAGATGCCGAAGGCCGAGGTCTGGCCATTCATCCTCGCCTCGGTCTTCTTCCACATGGGCTACCGGACATTCCTGATCGGCGCTTACAAGGCCGGCGATTTCGCCCAGACCTATCCGCTGGCGCGCGGCACCGCGCCGCTGCTCTCGGCGCTGGGCGGCATTGTGTTGGTCGGGGAGGTGCCTGCGCCGCTTGCCATCCTCGGCATCGTGCTGTTGTCGATCGGCACGCTGGTCATGTCGTTTCGCGGCGGCGCGCATCTGGAAAGGCTCAATCTGCGCGCCGTCGGCTTCGCGCTTGGCACATCGATCTTCATCGCCAGCTACACGCTTTCCGACGGCAGCGGCGCGCGGCTGGCGGCGACCGCGACGAGCTACGCCGCCTGGCTGTTCGTCTGCGATGCGACGTGGGCGCTGGTGCTGTGCATCGTCTTTCGCGGATCGCAATCGCTTCCGGTGCTGGCCCGCGACTGGAAGGCTGGGCTGTTCACCGGCGTGCTCAGCGGCGCGGCCTACTGGATCGTCATGTGGGCGATGACCAAAGCGCCGATCGCGTCAGTTGCGTCGCTGCGTGAAACCTCGATCCTGTTCGCCATGCTGATCTCGGTGCTGGCGCTGGGCGAGAAGATGACCGCCTGGCGCGCCACGGCCGCGCTCGGCATCGTCGCCGGTGTCGTCGCGCTGAGAATGGGTTGA
- a CDS encoding sodium:proton antiporter: MALFELTLILLLIAVALTALSRRLEIPYPSLLALAGVALAFVPGAPTIEIDPELALALFIAPVLLDAAYDTSLRDLKRYRLSLLLLALGAVVFTTVVVAFVGWKMAGLPIAAAIALGAIVAPPDAVAASAVLGQFRVPHRITAIVQGESLLNDATALLIYRISVSAAIGSVMLKDAVPVILLATIGSVVAGYVFGRVSLLALTRIEDAASSTVVQFAGTFAVWIIADKLGLSAIITIVVYAITIARTAPRRMSARRRVSTYSVWESAVFVLNVLAFVLMGLQARSIVGRLSGDGQGEAFLFAATVLAVVIVARLVWVMGYVAVIKQFKRFDGEGQKRDAPTFRGAVLVGWCGMRGLVTLVVAIALPADFPGRDPIVLAAFAVVLGTLVLQGMSLKPLLRRLNFERDTSIDREVAEARVAIMQAALDVLSRKTSSAAAVVREQYEAQRRIAENPDDAQAATEYDRLRLYAIKRQRDRLEELRSNGTIGDEAYHRLEEEIDWSELAAAPAGSFQPLTT; this comes from the coding sequence ATGGCCCTCTTCGAGCTCACCCTCATCCTGCTTCTGATCGCCGTCGCGCTGACGGCGCTGTCGCGCCGTCTCGAGATACCCTATCCGTCGCTGCTGGCGCTTGCAGGCGTTGCGCTGGCCTTCGTGCCGGGCGCACCAACGATCGAGATCGATCCGGAACTGGCGCTGGCGCTGTTCATCGCGCCGGTGCTGCTCGACGCCGCCTATGACACCTCGCTGCGCGACCTGAAACGCTACCGGCTGTCGCTGCTGCTTCTGGCGCTCGGCGCCGTCGTGTTCACCACCGTGGTGGTTGCCTTCGTAGGCTGGAAGATGGCCGGCCTTCCGATCGCGGCGGCGATCGCGCTAGGCGCCATCGTCGCTCCGCCGGACGCGGTCGCGGCGAGTGCCGTGCTCGGCCAGTTCAGGGTGCCGCACCGCATCACAGCCATTGTGCAGGGCGAGAGCCTGCTCAACGATGCCACCGCGCTGCTGATCTACCGGATATCGGTTTCGGCGGCCATCGGCTCGGTCATGCTTAAGGACGCAGTGCCCGTCATCCTGCTTGCGACGATCGGCAGCGTCGTCGCCGGCTATGTGTTCGGCCGAGTGTCGCTGCTCGCGCTGACGCGCATCGAGGATGCGGCAAGCAGCACCGTGGTGCAGTTCGCCGGAACCTTCGCCGTCTGGATCATTGCCGACAAGCTCGGTCTCTCCGCTATCATCACCATCGTCGTCTATGCGATCACCATCGCGCGGACCGCGCCACGCCGGATGTCCGCGAGGCGGCGCGTCAGCACCTATTCGGTCTGGGAGTCGGCCGTCTTCGTGCTCAATGTCTTAGCTTTCGTGCTGATGGGCCTGCAGGCTCGATCAATCGTCGGCCGGCTCTCCGGCGACGGGCAAGGCGAGGCCTTCCTCTTCGCTGCCACCGTGCTGGCCGTCGTCATCGTTGCGCGTCTCGTTTGGGTGATGGGCTACGTTGCGGTGATAAAGCAGTTTAAGCGTTTCGACGGCGAAGGGCAGAAGCGGGATGCGCCGACGTTTCGCGGCGCGGTGCTTGTCGGCTGGTGCGGCATGCGCGGGCTGGTGACGCTGGTGGTGGCCATCGCCTTGCCCGCCGACTTTCCCGGCCGCGACCCGATCGTGCTGGCGGCCTTCGCCGTCGTGCTCGGAACGCTTGTGCTGCAGGGCATGAGCCTGAAGCCGCTGCTGCGCCGGCTCAACTTCGAACGGGATACCTCGATCGACCGCGAAGTGGCCGAGGCCCGGGTGGCCATCATGCAGGCGGCGCTTGATGTGCTGAGCCGCAAGACCTCGTCCGCTGCCGCGGTCGTACGTGAACAATACGAGGCGCAACGCCGGATCGCCGAAAATCCGGACGATGCGCAAGCCGCGACGGAATACGACCGATTGCGTCTTTACGCCATCAAGCGGCAGCGTGACAGGCTGGAGGAGCTGCGCAGCAACGGCACGATCGGCGACGAGGCCTATCACCGGCTGGAAGAGGAGATCGACTGGTCAGAACTGGCGGCGGCTCCCGCCGGAAGCTTCCAGCCGCTCACCACCTGA
- a CDS encoding 3-ketoacyl-ACP reductase, translating to MTRPAAIVTGGARGIGLACAEALADAGFDILVADLAERPADGLADTIVGRGANFTYAQCDIADLAGHSKLVEAAMRAFGRIDCLVNNAGIGAVVRGDLLELKPENFDRALNINLRGTVFLSQAIAKAMLAASAGSARSIITITSVSANMASPERADYCISKAGLSMWVKNLALRLAPENIGVFEVRPGIIRTDMTAGVSAKYDALIEDGLVPAKRWGEAADIGAVVAALASGKFGFSTGSVIDVDGALSVPRL from the coding sequence ATGACTCGCCCGGCAGCCATCGTCACCGGCGGCGCGCGCGGCATAGGGCTCGCCTGCGCCGAGGCATTGGCGGATGCCGGCTTCGACATTCTGGTGGCCGACCTTGCCGAGAGACCTGCCGACGGCCTTGCCGACACGATCGTGGGGCGGGGCGCGAATTTCACTTACGCCCAATGCGACATCGCGGATCTCGCCGGCCATTCGAAACTGGTCGAGGCAGCCATGCGCGCCTTCGGTCGCATCGATTGCCTGGTCAACAATGCCGGCATCGGCGCCGTTGTCCGCGGCGACCTGCTGGAGCTTAAGCCGGAGAATTTCGACCGCGCGCTGAATATCAATCTGCGCGGCACGGTGTTCCTCAGCCAGGCCATCGCCAAGGCTATGCTGGCGGCATCTGCCGGCTCAGCCAGATCGATCATCACCATCACTTCAGTCAGCGCCAACATGGCTTCGCCGGAACGAGCCGACTACTGCATTTCCAAAGCCGGCCTTTCAATGTGGGTGAAGAATCTGGCGCTGCGGCTCGCGCCCGAGAACATCGGCGTGTTCGAGGTACGGCCGGGCATCATCCGCACCGATATGACCGCTGGCGTCTCCGCCAAATATGACGCGCTGATCGAGGACGGCCTGGTGCCGGCAAAACGCTGGGGCGAAGCCGCCGACATCGGCGCCGTGGTTGCGGCGCTCGCCTCCGGCAAATTCGGCTTTTCGACCGGATCGGTCATCGATGTCGACGGCGCGCTCTCGGTGCCACGCTTGTGA
- a CDS encoding ABC transporter permease, producing MKTGRFWAWVVFILGAAYFFIPLIATAEFSMRMRRGAYSFDAYQIVLGDARFQATFMYSVVAAIFTIILGVLVVVPAAYWIRLRLPQLRPIVEFITLLPLVIPAIVIVFGYIRMYGSNSPLPFLANDTATNALLVIGYATLSLPYMYRAVDTGLRTIDVRTLTEAAQILGAGWPTIITRVILPNVLIAVLSGAFLTFAIVIGEFTMASLLNRPAFGPYLQNIGANRAYEPAALAIIAFAITWGCMSLIQILSRFAPKSANRPN from the coding sequence ATGAAGACCGGACGCTTCTGGGCCTGGGTCGTCTTCATCCTTGGCGCGGCCTATTTCTTTATCCCGCTGATCGCGACTGCGGAATTCTCGATGCGCATGCGTCGCGGCGCCTACTCGTTCGACGCCTATCAGATCGTGCTTGGCGACGCCCGCTTCCAGGCGACATTCATGTACTCGGTGGTTGCCGCCATATTCACCATCATCCTCGGCGTGCTGGTGGTGGTGCCGGCGGCTTATTGGATCCGGCTGCGCCTGCCGCAGCTCAGGCCGATCGTCGAGTTCATCACGCTGCTGCCGCTTGTCATCCCGGCGATCGTCATCGTGTTCGGCTACATCAGGATGTACGGCTCGAATTCGCCGCTGCCGTTCCTGGCGAACGATACGGCCACCAACGCCCTGCTGGTGATCGGCTACGCGACGTTGTCGCTGCCGTATATGTATCGGGCGGTCGATACAGGCCTTCGCACCATCGATGTGCGCACGCTGACGGAAGCGGCGCAGATCCTCGGCGCCGGTTGGCCCACTATCATTACTCGGGTGATTCTGCCAAACGTGCTGATCGCCGTGCTCTCCGGCGCCTTTCTGACTTTTGCCATCGTCATCGGCGAGTTCACGATGGCCAGCCTGCTCAATCGTCCGGCCTTCGGCCCCTATCTGCAGAACATCGGCGCCAACCGCGCCTATGAACCGGCGGCGCTTGCCATCATCGCCTTTGCCATTACCTGGGGCTGTATGTCACTGATCCAGATCCTGTCCCGCTTCGCGCCGAAATCGGCGAACCGACCGAACTGA